A part of Paenibacillus sp. sptzw28 genomic DNA contains:
- a CDS encoding thioredoxin family protein, producing MSKSVAGKLNKGISPQKFIDSMEKNKEAFLGWGNRFEWASDDDREFFESMNNRDDLRCLILMADWCGDVVRNVPVVFKTLEITGIPTEVLVMEQHLDTMDEFLTMGGRAIPIVIFADTGGHVLGQWGPRPAHVQEAMTAFKLANPDREAADYQEKLGLARQEMGRRYGEGTEYQQTIVQELRKLLSSF from the coding sequence ATGAGCAAAAGCGTAGCAGGCAAGTTGAACAAAGGGATCAGCCCGCAGAAGTTTATCGATTCGATGGAGAAGAATAAAGAAGCCTTCCTGGGTTGGGGAAACCGTTTTGAATGGGCAAGCGACGACGACCGGGAGTTCTTCGAGTCGATGAACAACCGCGACGATCTGCGCTGTCTTATTCTAATGGCCGATTGGTGCGGCGATGTTGTGCGCAATGTGCCGGTCGTATTCAAGACACTCGAAATAACGGGAATTCCAACCGAGGTGCTCGTTATGGAGCAGCATCTCGACACGATGGATGAATTTCTGACGATGGGCGGACGGGCGATTCCGATCGTTATTTTCGCCGATACCGGCGGTCATGTGCTCGGGCAATGGGGACCTCGTCCGGCGCATGTGCAGGAAGCGATGACCGCCTTCAAGCTGGCTAATCCCGACCGCGAAGCGGCGGATTACCAGGAGAAGCTCGGTCTTGCCCGGCAGGAAATGGGCAGGCGCTACGGCGAAGGGACAGAGTACCAGCAAACAATCGTACAAGAGCTGCGCAAGCTGCTCTCATCGTTCTAA
- a CDS encoding DedA family protein: MSWIHDLINNLLQWVESLGYFGIFIGLAIEVIPSEIVLGFGGYLVHQGEITFLGAVVFGTLGAVAQQWILYAIGRYGGRPFFEKYGKYIKIKPKHLDIADRWFKQYGAGIVFTARFVPVMRQVISIPAGIAKMPFGLFTLLTALASIPWSILFVYLGWKLGDQWETIDEKAAPYVQPAILAALAILIIYVVIKVLRKRGKTV; encoded by the coding sequence ATGAGCTGGATTCATGATCTGATTAACAATCTGCTGCAGTGGGTGGAAAGCTTAGGGTATTTTGGTATCTTTATCGGACTTGCGATTGAAGTCATTCCAAGCGAAATCGTACTCGGTTTCGGCGGTTATCTGGTGCATCAGGGCGAAATCACCTTTCTTGGCGCAGTCGTGTTCGGCACGCTCGGCGCGGTGGCGCAGCAGTGGATTTTGTATGCGATCGGCCGTTATGGCGGTCGGCCATTCTTTGAGAAATACGGCAAATACATAAAGATTAAACCTAAGCATCTGGATATTGCCGATCGCTGGTTTAAACAGTACGGCGCCGGGATCGTCTTTACAGCCCGATTCGTACCGGTTATGAGGCAGGTTATTTCAATACCCGCAGGTATCGCGAAAATGCCGTTCGGCCTTTTTACGCTGCTGACTGCGCTGGCTTCGATTCCGTGGTCGATTCTGTTCGTTTATTTAGGCTGGAAGCTTGGCGACCAATGGGAGACGATCGATGAGAAGGCGGCGCCTTATGTACAGCCGGCCATATTGGCCGCATTGGCAATTCTGATCATTTATGTTGTTATCAAAGTGCTCAGAAAACGCGGCAAAACCGTTTAA
- a CDS encoding cupredoxin domain-containing protein yields MAKIFVVSKKQIRLFAILILVLFIAAACLKWNQTRTAMAIPPQERVFHLVTGEFQSKTADGKEIEVYRWDPGTLIVNAGEQVELRITGINGASHPFVIEGLGVKGEVTKGKTTSVRFSAETKGTYPIVCLTHTTMDQGGPMVGYIVVQ; encoded by the coding sequence ATGGCCAAAATCTTTGTAGTCAGCAAAAAGCAAATCCGCTTGTTTGCCATCCTCATTCTTGTGCTGTTTATTGCAGCCGCCTGCCTAAAATGGAACCAGACCAGAACGGCGATGGCCATTCCGCCCCAGGAGCGTGTTTTCCATCTCGTCACCGGCGAGTTTCAATCGAAGACGGCGGACGGCAAAGAAATCGAGGTTTACCGATGGGATCCGGGAACGCTTATCGTAAATGCAGGCGAGCAGGTGGAGCTGCGGATAACCGGAATAAACGGGGCGTCGCATCCATTCGTAATTGAGGGGCTCGGGGTCAAGGGCGAGGTAACCAAAGGCAAAACGACATCCGTCCGCTTCTCGGCCGAAACGAAAGGCACTTACCCGATCGTCTGTCTCACACACACCACAATGGACCAGGGCGGGCCTATGGTCGGCTATATCGTCGTTCAATAG
- a CDS encoding dehydrogenase, with product MKPSPPKHQTGYPTARKIRRACENELYRTVKRLGIWVPKERMAQAEKLYFEKVALNLPWIHENGSNRKLLADWWDENVSGEIAELWEVEPNKLRSAFRDAFGA from the coding sequence ATGAAACCTTCACCCCCAAAACATCAAACGGGCTACCCAACCGCCCGGAAAATCAGACGCGCCTGCGAAAACGAGCTGTACCGCACTGTCAAGCGGCTCGGTATTTGGGTTCCCAAAGAGCGGATGGCTCAAGCGGAAAAGCTGTATTTCGAGAAAGTAGCGCTAAATTTGCCCTGGATCCATGAGAACGGCAGCAACCGCAAGCTCCTCGCCGATTGGTGGGACGAGAACGTTAGCGGGGAAATAGCCGAACTGTGGGAAGTCGAGCCAAATAAGCTTCGGAGCGCCTTTCGGGACGCTTTCGGGGCATAA
- a CDS encoding O-antigen ligase family protein codes for MPAIVVAIASLLFAFMLAHSAYRYGMFFDVNFYKWEWVMMSVAVGWAVAAETAGRIRIRRQTKSPTLGLSPGSSARASVLPGWSSVPAEAYGPVAISLLYGLSLLNEPASVLGTIEQAIRWSAYAAFLMTGYMWFGSGRHPFLLGAALQAAGLFVIGGALAGWMGWISFPEMIMFTGDNQLSSVGARLAGFMQYPNLLGTVAGAYLIWQWLLLARAGSRAAFISAAVLVIPAALTLLLTESRGAWLSAAAGWLAGLLLVTRPERVKWLIYSAWTVIGAGAAYRFALEAGLRSGGAAGAAGMSATVLLLAVLLTGAAGFAVIRAAVSRRSGRRLEIAAWGGWSGAIAALALILPSVIHGRLSGHFQTAGARSMFYRDAWLLFREAPLLGRGGDTWRMLFTRIQTYPYIGNEVHSGYLDMLLNLGLIGLIVFIIGLGLLLRRVWMRDRTGVVPIGLLLIHAAVDFDMSFGYYWLLLFSWIIYYSAGPLPGGDQVAVKPLWRTGGNRAYTAQIAVALTAVALFTAAAAYGWRFDRAVQHRAEAVALTGEAQAASLRSALSANPYWSRIRIELAQLAPPQERAALLAAGLRYEPQSVPLLRALGRSYAERGDAGQAAAYLRLALRYDHYDRDNQTTAIVTMNELAQNMRAAERPADARYAAETALAFFAAFQSQGEAAKRGGRDFDVTPESKAAAAASRRLLNELAPA; via the coding sequence ATGCCGGCAATAGTTGTGGCTATCGCTTCATTGTTATTCGCGTTCATGCTTGCCCATTCGGCTTACAGATACGGTATGTTTTTTGATGTGAATTTCTATAAGTGGGAATGGGTCATGATGTCAGTTGCGGTTGGATGGGCGGTTGCCGCAGAGACGGCAGGACGCATCCGGATTCGGCGGCAGACGAAAAGCCCGACTCTTGGATTATCGCCAGGCAGTTCAGCGCGTGCTTCCGTTCTCCCAGGCTGGTCATCCGTTCCGGCAGAAGCCTACGGCCCGGTCGCTATTTCGCTGCTTTACGGGTTATCTTTGTTGAATGAGCCCGCTTCCGTGCTGGGCACTATCGAACAAGCAATAAGATGGTCGGCATATGCCGCCTTCCTTATGACCGGGTATATGTGGTTCGGATCCGGACGCCATCCCTTCTTATTGGGGGCGGCGCTGCAGGCGGCAGGCCTTTTCGTTATCGGAGGAGCCTTGGCGGGGTGGATGGGGTGGATTTCGTTTCCAGAAATGATCATGTTCACGGGTGATAATCAATTATCCTCCGTCGGCGCCCGGCTTGCCGGATTTATGCAATATCCGAACCTGCTCGGGACGGTCGCTGGAGCTTATTTGATTTGGCAGTGGCTGCTGCTTGCCCGTGCCGGATCGCGTGCTGCGTTTATATCCGCGGCGGTGCTGGTCATACCGGCCGCGCTTACGCTTCTGCTGACGGAGTCGCGGGGCGCTTGGCTCTCGGCTGCGGCCGGCTGGCTTGCCGGTTTGCTGCTGGTTACGCGGCCTGAGCGGGTCAAGTGGCTTATCTATTCAGCCTGGACAGTGATAGGCGCAGGTGCGGCTTACCGTTTCGCCTTGGAGGCGGGGCTGCGGAGCGGAGGGGCTGCGGGTGCGGCGGGTATGTCAGCAACGGTTCTGCTGCTGGCCGTTCTGTTAACAGGTGCCGCAGGATTTGCCGTTATTCGGGCGGCTGTCTCCCGCCGGTCCGGACGACGGCTTGAAATTGCCGCATGGGGAGGCTGGTCCGGCGCGATCGCGGCCTTGGCGCTGATCCTTCCGTCTGTTATCCACGGGCGGCTCAGCGGTCATTTTCAAACAGCGGGCGCCAGGTCGATGTTCTACCGGGATGCATGGCTGTTATTTAGGGAGGCGCCGCTGCTGGGACGGGGAGGCGATACGTGGCGGATGCTGTTTACAAGAATCCAAACATATCCGTATATCGGAAACGAGGTACACAGCGGTTATTTGGACATGCTGCTGAATCTCGGACTTATCGGCTTGATCGTTTTCATTATCGGTCTTGGACTCCTTCTTCGCCGGGTATGGATGCGCGACCGGACAGGCGTTGTTCCAATCGGCCTGCTGCTGATTCATGCGGCAGTCGATTTCGACATGTCCTTCGGTTATTATTGGCTGCTGCTGTTCAGCTGGATTATTTATTACTCCGCCGGTCCGCTTCCCGGCGGCGATCAAGTAGCGGTGAAGCCGCTTTGGCGAACCGGGGGCAATAGGGCGTATACGGCCCAAATCGCCGTTGCATTGACGGCCGTCGCCCTATTCACCGCTGCCGCTGCCTATGGCTGGCGGTTTGACCGTGCGGTGCAGCACCGGGCGGAGGCCGTCGCGCTCACCGGCGAAGCGCAGGCGGCTTCGCTGCGCTCTGCGCTCAGTGCGAATCCGTATTGGAGCCGGATTCGCATCGAGCTCGCCCAGCTGGCGCCGCCGCAGGAGAGAGCGGCGCTGCTGGCCGCCGGACTGCGCTACGAGCCGCAGTCCGTGCCGCTCTTGCGGGCGCTCGGCCGCAGCTATGCCGAGCGGGGCGACGCCGGGCAGGCCGCGGCATACCTGCGCCTGGCGCTGCGTTACGATCATTACGACCGCGACAATCAGACCACCGCGATCGTAACGATGAATGAGCTCGCCCAAAATATGCGAGCTGCCGAAAGACCGGCTGACGCCCGCTACGCCGCCGAGACGGCGCTGGCGTTCTTCGCTGCTTTTCAATCGCAAGGCGAAGCGGCGAAACGGGGCGGACGCGATTTCGACGTCACGCCGGAATCCAAAGCGGCAGCTGCCGCAAGCCGCCGGCTCCTTAATGAGCTCGCTCCCGCCTAG
- a CDS encoding PilZ domain-containing protein, giving the protein MILNARNKQRYGVEKATFTEKALILSRTVVEKDGYVSTGVLSHIEGEMMEIEMTEFKSFDLGNPVDLTIYSPVGIHRLQSTVIGRAEGSIAVLFPSRALVGLEEKREAPRLEIGHNGTLKRTISETRELKDGPETFEFTESISLYARNISCSGIGFIVSEGPKILVSEVVEATIMLGSEFHCSLEIMRSEFDGGQSFYGARFCELDAHRQRALRAFILREQVASYYRRKEEKPGKERS; this is encoded by the coding sequence GTGATACTGAATGCGCGGAATAAGCAGAGATACGGGGTAGAGAAGGCCACCTTCACCGAGAAGGCGCTTATACTCAGTCGGACGGTCGTCGAGAAAGACGGCTATGTTTCAACCGGGGTTCTGTCTCATATCGAAGGTGAAATGATGGAGATCGAGATGACGGAGTTCAAGTCGTTCGATCTGGGTAACCCAGTCGACTTGACAATCTATTCACCGGTAGGTATTCACCGGCTGCAATCGACTGTCATCGGCAGGGCTGAAGGCTCCATCGCCGTTCTTTTTCCGTCGCGGGCACTTGTCGGGCTCGAAGAGAAACGCGAAGCACCTCGCTTGGAGATCGGGCATAACGGAACGTTGAAGCGAACCATTTCTGAAACAAGAGAGCTTAAAGACGGGCCGGAGACGTTTGAATTTACCGAATCGATCAGTTTATATGCAAGAAATATCAGCTGCTCCGGTATCGGATTTATCGTTTCCGAAGGACCGAAAATACTTGTCAGCGAAGTCGTCGAGGCAACAATAATGCTCGGCTCGGAATTTCATTGCTCGCTCGAAATCATGCGCAGCGAATTCGACGGGGGGCAATCGTTTTATGGAGCCCGCTTCTGCGAACTGGACGCTCACCGGCAGCGGGCGCTGAGAGCGTTTATACTGCGTGAACAGGTAGCCTCCTACTATCGCAGGAAAGAGGAGAAACCAGGGAAAGAGCGCAGTTAG
- a CDS encoding HD-GYP domain-containing protein: MRKLNILSARPGDKLASPILQENGNILLGAGVELNERFIKRLKSLGIDMLYLDDPMTEDIEPTSAIRDDTCKLATAAVFKTMNTLMEQPAAKGRAIAPEMGRTFRHVFGDIMQDLIAREDVLVSLTNIQVADGYLFQHSVNVAILAGIMGLAKGYNRTQMEELGMGALLFDIGMTRLPKELINKISPLTAAERATMEKHTEEGFNILRAQHDISLLSAHCALQHHERYDGSGYPRKLSKDAIHEYAQIISLADVYDALTSPRPHRRRYTPTEAIEYLFAAGNTFFDLELIRTFCKHISIYPVATTVLLSSGQIAVVALNNPLALHRPKVRVLREADGSPPPAPYEIDLKDQNCLMIIKEM; the protein is encoded by the coding sequence ATGCGAAAATTAAATATCCTTTCCGCAAGGCCGGGAGACAAATTGGCTAGCCCTATCTTGCAGGAAAACGGAAATATACTGCTCGGAGCCGGCGTGGAGCTTAATGAACGGTTCATCAAGCGCCTTAAATCGCTCGGAATCGATATGCTGTATCTCGATGATCCCATGACGGAGGATATCGAACCGACGTCGGCTATTCGCGACGATACGTGTAAGCTTGCCACAGCTGCGGTATTCAAAACGATGAATACTCTAATGGAACAGCCGGCCGCTAAGGGCAGAGCCATTGCTCCCGAGATGGGAAGAACTTTCCGGCATGTTTTCGGTGATATCATGCAGGACCTAATCGCCAGGGAAGACGTTCTGGTAAGCCTGACCAACATTCAAGTTGCCGACGGTTATTTGTTCCAGCATTCGGTAAATGTGGCTATATTGGCCGGTATTATGGGACTTGCCAAAGGGTATAACCGGACTCAGATGGAAGAACTGGGAATGGGTGCGCTGCTGTTCGATATTGGTATGACGCGATTGCCCAAAGAGCTGATAAATAAAATATCGCCACTTACCGCTGCAGAACGGGCCACGATGGAGAAGCATACGGAGGAAGGATTCAATATTCTCAGGGCTCAGCATGATATATCTCTTCTGTCCGCGCACTGCGCCTTGCAGCATCATGAGCGGTATGACGGCTCTGGATATCCGCGAAAGCTGAGTAAGGATGCCATTCATGAATATGCGCAAATCATCTCGCTGGCCGATGTATACGACGCACTAACTTCACCCCGTCCCCATAGACGACGATACACGCCGACAGAAGCGATCGAATATTTGTTTGCGGCAGGAAACACATTTTTTGATCTCGAGCTGATCCGGACATTTTGCAAGCATATATCGATCTACCCGGTTGCAACGACAGTACTTCTCAGCTCAGGCCAGATTGCCGTCGTGGCACTGAACAATCCGCTTGCGCTTCATCGGCCAAAGGTAAGGGTGCTTCGTGAAGCTGACGGAAGTCCGCCGCCAGCCCCGTACGAGATTGATCTCAAGGACCAGAACTGCCTGATGATTATTAAAGAAATGTAG
- a CDS encoding GGDEF domain-containing protein: protein MSVDGGSGMYFAGRITAAAVTIGTITYMAGLGYWMKDTSAMAASYAFAGVYAAAALPIAWLLGRKYDLLKSNSTIDCMTGLYNRGFIEANFPKLVNQAQRKRKKLTVLILDVNDFKEVNDRFGHEQGDQALRLVSETLQICAQRGEISGRWGGDEFIMICPYADDRLLEKLLQQLQEKLLRLSVITGFGLSVSVGSASFPEQGNQLSELAHTADKRMYADKKSRKMKHAEPGMMQAQ from the coding sequence ATGTCAGTTGATGGGGGGAGCGGTATGTATTTCGCGGGACGTATTACTGCAGCAGCGGTTACAATCGGGACCATTACGTATATGGCCGGACTCGGTTATTGGATGAAAGATACCTCCGCCATGGCTGCATCTTATGCCTTCGCCGGTGTTTATGCCGCCGCCGCCCTTCCGATTGCGTGGCTGCTGGGGCGCAAATACGATTTGCTTAAGTCAAACTCAACCATCGACTGTATGACGGGTCTGTACAATCGCGGCTTCATAGAGGCAAACTTCCCTAAGCTTGTTAATCAGGCGCAGCGCAAACGCAAGAAATTAACGGTGCTGATCTTGGACGTAAACGATTTCAAAGAGGTCAATGACCGGTTTGGTCACGAGCAAGGGGATCAGGCGCTTAGGCTTGTTTCCGAAACGCTCCAAATCTGTGCCCAGCGGGGGGAGATTTCGGGTAGATGGGGCGGCGACGAATTCATCATGATTTGTCCTTATGCGGACGACAGATTGCTTGAGAAATTACTGCAGCAGCTGCAGGAAAAGCTTCTTAGGCTTTCGGTCATTACCGGATTTGGCCTTTCGGTATCTGTTGGAAGCGCATCCTTTCCGGAGCAGGGCAATCAGTTAAGCGAGCTTGCTCATACGGCGGATAAACGGATGTACGCGGACAAAAAATCACGGAAAATGAAGCATGCCGAACCTGGGATGATGCAGGCGCAATAA
- a CDS encoding diguanylate cyclase yields MTWLDLLLFLILFMVFVYVFATNVITQIHKVYLLFHFFMMLWPFGQVAVHTTDNPNLQLVYVNISFIGMSMLGFGWLLFTKFLTNRAYVPGRKSIVYALLPSMLVLIGILWNPEHLFMSAVDNHYEQRVYGPIFWVLILVLLSYYVYSTRLLWRAYCSESQVQDRPQIANALTGIFVIVGFATLDLLLNVVFDKWLPVIPGLTSTGIVISNLYFVFSIRKHRMFDIIKIAQQDVADTMSAGVIVMDEQDYVIEMNRAVNPELRIALGHLFDMEALLEACALSDLEEEFLQTYRLHPERRIQADIAVRQPDDSFVYLSMHVAPIMIQQKMMGRVITFQDDTELRRLIEESYAQYEALQERNRALLYMQDELFQANQKLEQMAVTDSLTGCFNRRYLMLQLEHEVMTNLRYRIPFAIFLFDIDLFKTVNDTYGHLVGDEVIRRTAEIVRGALRRTDILARYGGEEFAVYLPHTNRDQAEVLAQRIRVAVEDNEIAAGKEKNSVSITISIGVLAVEAQHAEEVDDAKIYLRELFAKADAALYEAKRGGRNRIVNVS; encoded by the coding sequence ATGACATGGCTTGACCTACTTTTATTTCTCATTCTATTTATGGTTTTCGTTTATGTTTTTGCGACGAACGTTATAACACAGATCCATAAAGTCTATTTGCTTTTTCACTTCTTTATGATGCTCTGGCCGTTTGGCCAAGTCGCAGTCCATACGACCGACAACCCTAATTTACAGCTCGTTTATGTCAACATTTCGTTTATCGGCATGTCCATGCTCGGATTCGGATGGCTGCTATTTACTAAATTTTTAACCAATCGCGCATACGTGCCTGGCCGAAAATCAATCGTTTACGCGCTTCTTCCGTCGATGCTTGTATTGATCGGCATTTTGTGGAACCCGGAACATCTCTTTATGTCAGCGGTCGACAATCACTATGAGCAGCGAGTTTACGGTCCGATTTTTTGGGTTTTGATCCTTGTTCTGCTTTCGTATTATGTTTACTCGACGCGTTTGCTGTGGCGGGCGTATTGTTCGGAATCGCAGGTACAGGATCGGCCGCAGATCGCCAATGCGTTAACCGGGATCTTTGTCATCGTAGGCTTTGCTACGCTGGACCTTCTCCTCAATGTCGTATTTGACAAGTGGCTGCCGGTCATTCCGGGGCTGACATCTACAGGCATTGTAATATCGAATTTGTACTTCGTATTTTCCATTCGCAAACACCGTATGTTCGATATTATTAAAATCGCCCAGCAGGATGTCGCCGATACGATGTCGGCCGGCGTAATCGTGATGGACGAGCAGGATTACGTTATCGAAATGAACCGGGCGGTAAATCCCGAGCTCCGTATTGCACTTGGACATCTGTTCGATATGGAAGCGCTTCTTGAAGCCTGTGCGCTTAGCGATCTTGAAGAAGAATTCCTGCAAACCTATCGTCTTCATCCCGAGAGAAGGATTCAAGCCGACATCGCGGTCCGGCAGCCGGACGACAGTTTCGTCTATTTATCGATGCATGTCGCCCCGATTATGATCCAGCAAAAAATGATGGGAAGAGTTATTACGTTTCAGGACGATACCGAGCTCAGGAGACTGATCGAGGAATCCTACGCTCAGTATGAAGCGCTTCAAGAAAGAAACCGTGCTCTGCTCTATATGCAGGATGAGTTGTTTCAAGCGAATCAGAAGCTTGAGCAGATGGCTGTCACCGATAGCTTGACCGGTTGTTTCAACCGCAGATATTTGATGCTGCAGCTTGAACATGAAGTGATGACGAATTTGCGTTACCGTATACCGTTCGCTATTTTTTTATTCGATATCGATTTGTTCAAAACGGTCAATGATACTTACGGCCATCTGGTCGGTGATGAAGTGATACGCCGAACAGCCGAGATCGTCCGGGGAGCCTTAAGGCGAACGGATATACTGGCAAGGTACGGCGGTGAAGAGTTTGCCGTTTATTTGCCTCATACTAACCGCGATCAAGCTGAAGTCTTGGCGCAGCGGATCCGTGTGGCGGTGGAAGACAATGAAATAGCGGCCGGCAAGGAAAAAAACAGTGTCTCGATCACAATCAGTATCGGCGTCCTCGCTGTCGAAGCGCAGCATGCCGAGGAGGTCGATGACGCGAAAATATATTTGCGCGAATTGTTTGCGAAAGCGGACGCAGCCCTTTATGAAGCCAAGAGGGGCGGACGCAACCGGATTGTCAATGTCAGTTGA
- a CDS encoding SAM-dependent methyltransferase: MAGVEKWQEQLRQWVDNGQLRQATFSQLRRKDGSIPPKTTVRPIQLKGSLHYQFEYHFATKVTHDNVPQADAALRMAGWLEEHYRQALFKTDTADVQVLFNKKGKAAVLGKPATAKGEQDQLSHNRQKERVIQEGEAAPFMVELGIMTKDGRVASKKQDKFRQINRFLEMVTDVLPYLPEGREIKIVDFGCGKSYLTFALYYLLAIQQKRQISVIGLDLKEDVIAFCSELARKLGYDRLHFQVGDIAQYNEQTNIDMVVTLHACDTATDAALVKAVEWGAAVILSVPCCQHELFRQISNDSLRPLLAHGLLKERFAALATDAVRAQLLEVLGYKVQLLEFIDPEHTPKNMLIRAALGRKDDTERKWREYEAFRDVLQLSPYLERELSSRLPQAGLP; the protein is encoded by the coding sequence ATTGCAGGCGTGGAGAAATGGCAGGAACAGTTAAGGCAATGGGTGGACAACGGACAGCTGCGGCAGGCGACCTTCAGCCAGCTTCGGCGCAAGGACGGAAGCATTCCGCCGAAAACAACCGTCCGCCCTATTCAGCTAAAGGGCAGTCTCCATTATCAATTCGAGTATCATTTTGCAACTAAAGTGACGCACGACAACGTCCCGCAAGCCGATGCCGCCCTTCGGATGGCCGGGTGGCTTGAGGAGCATTACCGCCAGGCTCTGTTCAAAACGGACACAGCAGATGTACAGGTGTTATTCAATAAGAAGGGAAAGGCCGCTGTACTGGGCAAGCCGGCCACGGCTAAGGGCGAACAGGACCAGCTGTCTCACAACCGTCAGAAGGAGCGTGTCATCCAGGAGGGAGAAGCGGCCCCATTCATGGTTGAGCTCGGCATCATGACCAAGGACGGCCGGGTCGCCTCCAAGAAACAAGACAAGTTCAGGCAAATAAACCGGTTTCTTGAGATGGTGACGGATGTTCTCCCGTACCTGCCGGAAGGCAGAGAAATCAAAATCGTCGATTTTGGCTGCGGCAAATCGTATTTGACCTTTGCGCTGTATTATTTGCTCGCCATTCAGCAGAAACGGCAGATTTCAGTCATCGGACTTGATTTGAAAGAGGATGTTATAGCCTTCTGCTCGGAGCTGGCCCGCAAGCTGGGTTATGACCGGCTTCATTTTCAGGTGGGCGATATCGCGCAATATAATGAGCAAACGAATATTGATATGGTTGTAACCCTGCACGCTTGCGATACGGCCACCGACGCCGCGCTTGTGAAAGCGGTTGAGTGGGGAGCGGCGGTAATACTTTCCGTGCCTTGCTGCCAACATGAATTGTTCCGGCAAATATCGAACGATTCACTTAGACCTTTATTGGCTCACGGATTGCTGAAGGAACGATTCGCGGCACTAGCCACTGATGCCGTGCGTGCGCAGCTTCTCGAAGTGCTTGGATATAAAGTACAGCTGCTGGAATTTATCGATCCGGAACATACGCCCAAGAACATGCTGATTCGCGCCGCACTAGGCCGTAAGGACGATACGGAGCGAAAGTGGCGGGAATATGAGGCGTTTCGCGATGTTTTGCAACTTTCGCCCTACTTGGAGAGGGAGTTGTCAAGTCGTCTTCCGCAGGCCGGTTTGCCGTAA
- a CDS encoding DUF6483 family protein: MFQRDYFMRMIEQMSQVVGQVMGLRQERKQDEALVIIDELLDKHFRLNGKLIRSLSDADLVRMMTTSGMIETANIHAIALLMKEEADIFDDQERPELSYPVRLKSFHLFMRLALIDAPPMLRTPSEEAAELSRKLSIYELPPETKLLMFEWHEGDGRYDQAENMLYELLEDGVLPAEEATEFYRRLLLLPDESLAAGGLSREEVLLGQKQVPIEKSV, from the coding sequence GTGTTCCAAAGGGATTATTTTATGCGAATGATCGAACAGATGTCGCAAGTCGTCGGGCAGGTCATGGGCCTCCGTCAAGAGCGTAAGCAGGATGAGGCGCTGGTGATCATTGATGAGCTGCTGGACAAGCATTTCCGGTTGAACGGAAAACTTATACGCTCGTTATCCGATGCCGACCTCGTTCGAATGATGACGACAAGCGGCATGATCGAGACGGCTAATATCCATGCCATTGCGCTGCTGATGAAGGAAGAAGCTGATATTTTCGACGATCAGGAGCGTCCGGAGCTAAGCTATCCGGTTCGTCTTAAATCGTTTCATTTATTTATGCGCCTTGCCCTTATCGATGCGCCGCCCATGCTTCGCACACCGTCGGAGGAAGCTGCCGAGCTTTCCCGTAAGCTTAGCATCTATGAGCTGCCGCCGGAGACAAAGCTGCTGATGTTCGAATGGCATGAAGGGGACGGGCGATACGATCAAGCTGAAAATATGCTCTATGAATTGCTTGAGGACGGCGTCCTGCCGGCGGAAGAAGCCACTGAGTTTTACCGGCGGCTGTTGCTGCTTCCGGATGAATCGCTTGCCGCAGGCGGACTGTCGCGGGAAGAGGTTTTGCTGGGCCAGAAGCAAGTTCCGATTGAAAAGTCAGTATAG